From Candidatus Defluviilinea gracilis, a single genomic window includes:
- a CDS encoding transposase, which yields MNNRNLTFKPYAMEQLSLLPPSLEELIPEKHLVRVVNRVVDELDIEPLLAKYKGAGRAVIIRA from the coding sequence ATGAACAACCGAAACCTCACCTTCAAGCCGTACGCAATGGAGCAGTTGAGTCTGCTGCCGCCGAGTTTGGAAGAATTGATCCCTGAAAAACATCTGGTACGGGTGGTCAATCGCGTCGTGGATGAGCTGGACATCGAGCCGCTTTTAGCAAAATACAAAGGGGCGGGACGAGCAGTTATCATCCGCGCATGA
- a CDS encoding transposase has translation MLKVIVYAYTQKIYSSRKIEKALWENIGFMWISGATAGLSHDQQLSERHVEGSGAESVRFDDGASGGRGLREDGELLCGWEQAGRQLQPAQSGVGEEDAEIQGETTTANSGVAG, from the coding sequence ATGTTGAAGGTGATTGTGTATGCCTACACCCAGAAGATCTATTCGTCGCGGAAGATCGAAAAAGCGCTGTGGGAGAATATTGGCTTCATGTGGATCAGCGGGGCAACGGCCGGACTTTCACACGATCAACAACTTTCGGAGCGACACGTTGAAGGAAGCGGTGCGGAAAGTGTTCGCTTCGATGATGGAGCTTCTGGTGGAAGAGGGCTACGTGAAGATGGAGAATTACTTTGTGGATGGGAGCAAGCTGGGCGCCAACTCCAACCCGCACAAAGTGGTGTGGGCGAAGAAGACGCAGAAATACAAGGAGAAACTACAACAGCAAATTCAGGCGTTGCTGGATGA
- a CDS encoding transposase: MQQQQFPQGKQFKNVSGDAGYGSEENYAYLEKHGMGNYLKYNTFHQEQHPPRKPELLEKMRFKSTCFPYDQDKDQFVCPAHHRMVYIETKPYQSKNGFLSERRVYECLECAACPLKPKCTKAKGNRQMQVGFELRRYRQQAKDNLLSEQGMALRKLRSIEPETVFGDVKQNMGFRRFMLRGLKKVDVEWGLVCMAHNLRKLAIQ; this comes from the coding sequence ATGCAACAACAGCAGTTTCCGCAGGGCAAACAATTCAAAAACGTGTCTGGCGACGCAGGCTACGGCAGCGAAGAAAACTATGCCTATTTGGAAAAGCACGGCATGGGGAACTACCTCAAATACAACACCTTCCACCAGGAGCAACACCCGCCGCGCAAACCCGAACTGCTTGAGAAGATGCGCTTCAAGTCAACCTGCTTTCCCTACGATCAGGACAAGGATCAGTTCGTGTGTCCCGCCCACCATCGCATGGTCTATATCGAAACCAAACCCTACCAATCCAAAAACGGCTTCTTATCTGAACGGCGGGTTTATGAATGTTTGGAGTGTGCCGCCTGCCCTCTCAAACCCAAATGCACCAAAGCCAAAGGCAATCGCCAAATGCAAGTCGGATTTGAACTCCGCCGCTATCGTCAGCAAGCCAAAGACAACCTGCTTTCCGAGCAGGGTATGGCCTTGCGTAAATTACGAAGCATTGAACCCGAAACGGTCTTCGGGGACGTGAAACAGAACATGGGCTTCCGAAGGTTCATGCTCCGAGGGTTGAAAAAAGTGGATGTGGAGTGGGGTCTGGTGTGCATGGCGCACAATTTACGAAAACTGGCGATCCAATGA
- the msrB gene encoding peptide-methionine (R)-S-oxide reductase MsrB has product MKDFTKPSDTELRKQLSPLQYEVTQHEATERPFSNTYWNNKQAGIYVDVVSGEPLFSSLDKYDSGCGWPSFTRPLVSDNLIERSDFKLFMPRTEVRSKHADSHLGHVFDDGPAPTGLRYCMNSASLKFVPAERLEEEGYGEYKSLFEK; this is encoded by the coding sequence ATGAAAGACTTTACGAAACCCTCAGATACCGAACTGCGCAAGCAATTGTCCCCGCTTCAATATGAAGTGACCCAACATGAGGCGACGGAGCGTCCGTTTTCGAACACTTATTGGAACAACAAACAGGCTGGGATTTATGTGGACGTGGTCTCCGGCGAGCCGCTGTTCAGTTCGCTGGATAAATACGATTCGGGATGCGGCTGGCCCTCCTTTACCCGCCCGTTAGTGTCGGATAATCTTATTGAGCGCAGCGACTTCAAGTTGTTCATGCCGCGCACCGAGGTCCGCTCGAAACATGCCGATTCGCACCTCGGTCACGTGTTCGACGACGGTCCCGCGCCGACAGGTCTGCGGTATTGCATGAACTCGGCTTCGCTGAAGTTTGTCCCTGCCGAAAGATTGGAAGAGGAAGGATATGGGGAGTACAAGTCGTTGTTTGAGAAGTAA
- a CDS encoding serine/threonine protein kinase, with protein MTSTLKKATILHKRYEIIKILGAGDFGTVYQARDTKAVNTPCYVAIKQMPMQMIVDCERQADLRATLIHPSIPRVFDYFATDTHSYLVRELVRGSNLEEILDSCKGFLKEKVVVHWAIQICGALEILHTHPVHPMVFRDLKPNNIMVNSASRVSLVDFEHARIFPPRFFEEDKKEFDHFKKGFPIGTKGYSPPEQYRGIVTPRSDVYALGATLHHLLTKRDPRKEKPFTFQNYRVRSLNSAVSKGMEAIVMKAVQPKPSRRFWTAREMRQALNAL; from the coding sequence ATGACCTCAACGCTCAAAAAAGCAACCATCCTCCACAAGCGCTATGAGATTATAAAAATATTAGGCGCGGGAGATTTTGGCACGGTGTACCAAGCGCGGGACACGAAAGCGGTCAACACGCCTTGTTATGTCGCCATCAAACAGATGCCCATGCAAATGATCGTTGACTGCGAGCGGCAGGCAGATTTACGCGCGACGTTGATCCATCCGTCCATTCCACGCGTCTTCGATTACTTTGCCACCGATACCCATTCCTATCTTGTGCGTGAGTTGGTGCGAGGGTCAAACCTTGAAGAGATTCTCGATAGCTGCAAAGGATTTTTGAAAGAGAAAGTTGTTGTCCATTGGGCGATCCAAATCTGCGGCGCGTTGGAGATTCTACATACTCATCCCGTTCACCCGATGGTTTTTCGTGACTTGAAGCCGAACAACATTATGGTCAATTCAGCGAGCCGCGTCTCTCTCGTTGACTTTGAACATGCCCGCATATTTCCGCCGCGTTTCTTTGAGGAAGACAAAAAGGAATTCGACCACTTCAAAAAAGGATTTCCCATCGGCACAAAGGGATATTCTCCGCCCGAACAATATCGCGGCATCGTCACCCCGCGCAGTGACGTGTACGCGCTCGGCGCGACATTACATCATCTGTTGACAAAAAGAGACCCTCGTAAGGAAAAACCTTTCACGTTTCAAAATTATCGCGTGCGGTCACTGAACTCCGCCGTTTCAAAAGGAATGGAAGCGATTGTGATGAAAGCGGTTCAGCCGAAACCAAGTCGGCGGTTTTGGACGGCGCGAGAAATGAGACAAGCACTGAATGCTTTGTAA
- a CDS encoding YbaK/EbsC family protein, which produces MKLPPHIYLDERNIPYEARSFSPETEKGAVNVARTLGFSERQAVKTLIFQVDTGERVLVMLGGDQNAISGNLKKAIGSRNIRMAEPDAVKETTGYVIGSIPAFGWQPSGFRSFLEATLLDEPILGTGAGQWGEEIMITPQNLVKASSAIVVNLTEREKSVFA; this is translated from the coding sequence ATGAAACTTCCACCACACATCTATCTCGATGAACGAAACATCCCATACGAAGCGCGCAGTTTTTCGCCTGAAACTGAAAAGGGCGCGGTGAACGTAGCGCGGACGCTTGGGTTCTCGGAACGGCAGGCGGTGAAGACGCTGATCTTTCAAGTGGACACGGGTGAGCGCGTGTTGGTGATGCTCGGCGGCGACCAGAACGCGATCTCTGGAAATTTGAAGAAGGCTATCGGCTCGCGCAATATTCGGATGGCTGAGCCTGACGCGGTGAAAGAGACGACGGGTTACGTGATCGGTTCGATTCCCGCGTTCGGCTGGCAACCCAGCGGATTCCGCTCCTTCCTTGAAGCGACTCTGCTCGACGAACCCATCCTTGGCACGGGTGCGGGTCAATGGGGCGAGGAGATCATGATCACGCCGCAGAATTTGGTGAAGGCGAGTAGCGCGATCGTGGTCAATTTGACGGAGAGGGAGAAGTCTGTGTTTGCGTAA
- a CDS encoding proline racemase family protein — translation MLSFNPALKFVPPSDWLKITAIDAHTGGEPFRVIVDGFPELKGDTILEKRRYAKENYDHLRTALMWEPRGHADMYGCILTPPVTQGANFGILFIHNEGFSTMCGHGIIGIATVVLETGMMPMVSPITEIKIDSPAGRITAFAHIENSHVKNVSFLNVPSFVSELDAVVDVPELGKVRYDLAFGGAFYAYVNAKDVGVTCSPQDYRPLIEKGMAIKRAVMQTKQIAHPFEKDLGFLYGTIFVDEPQDPASHSRNVCIFADGEVDRSPTGTGVSGRLAIHHARGEIQLNESIVIESIIGSKFTGRVVEEATFGPHAAIIPEVRGEAHIVGRNELWIDPNDPFSSGFILR, via the coding sequence ATGCTCAGCTTCAACCCCGCCCTAAAATTCGTTCCTCCCTCCGATTGGCTCAAAATCACCGCGATTGACGCGCACACGGGCGGAGAACCCTTCCGCGTGATCGTGGATGGATTCCCTGAATTGAAAGGGGACACCATCCTCGAAAAGCGGCGATATGCCAAAGAGAATTATGACCACCTCCGCACTGCGTTGATGTGGGAGCCGCGCGGTCACGCGGACATGTACGGATGTATCCTCACGCCTCCCGTCACGCAAGGCGCGAACTTTGGAATCCTGTTCATCCACAACGAGGGATTCAGCACCATGTGCGGACATGGAATCATCGGCATCGCAACCGTCGTGCTGGAAACGGGGATGATGCCCATGGTCTCGCCGATCACCGAAATCAAGATTGACAGCCCAGCAGGTCGAATCACTGCCTTTGCTCATATCGAAAATAGTCACGTGAAAAACGTTTCGTTTCTGAACGTGCCGTCTTTTGTTTCGGAACTCGACGCGGTGGTTGATGTGCCAGAGTTGGGAAAAGTCCGCTATGACCTTGCGTTTGGCGGCGCGTTCTATGCGTACGTCAACGCGAAAGATGTCGGTGTGACTTGCTCTCCGCAAGATTATCGTCCGTTGATCGAAAAGGGGATGGCGATCAAACGCGCGGTGATGCAAACGAAGCAGATCGCGCATCCGTTTGAAAAGGATTTGGGATTTTTGTACGGCACGATCTTTGTGGATGAACCGCAAGACCCCGCGTCACACAGCCGCAACGTGTGCATCTTCGCCGATGGGGAGGTGGATCGTAGTCCCACAGGCACAGGCGTCAGCGGGCGACTCGCCATCCATCACGCGCGCGGCGAGATTCAGTTGAACGAGTCCATTGTGATCGAGAGTATCATTGGAAGCAAATTCACGGGCAGGGTCGTCGAAGAGGCGACGTTCGGTCCCCATGCCGCGATCATCCCCGAGGTCCGAGGTGAAGCGCATATCGTTGGTAGGAACGAGTTGTGGATCGATCCGAATGATCCGTTTAGCAGTGGATTTATTTTGAGGTAA
- a CDS encoding DUF126 domain-containing protein produces MDKLTISGKPFIAGSAKGIALVSSEPLSFWGGYDWKTGEIIDRRHPLSGEIAKGKILAIPFTRGSSTTTAVLLESIRAGTAPAGIITTATDFFFALASVVADEMYASPIPLVAVSPEDFARLKTGDEVEIEGNTISIKPGG; encoded by the coding sequence ATGGACAAGTTGACGATTTCAGGCAAACCGTTCATCGCAGGCTCGGCAAAGGGAATCGCACTCGTCAGCAGTGAGCCGCTTTCGTTTTGGGGTGGCTACGATTGGAAGACGGGCGAGATCATTGACCGCAGGCATCCGCTTTCGGGTGAGATTGCGAAAGGTAAAATTCTTGCCATCCCGTTCACGCGCGGATCATCAACCACGACAGCAGTTTTGCTGGAGTCGATTCGCGCTGGGACCGCGCCAGCGGGCATCATCACCACCGCCACCGATTTTTTCTTCGCGCTCGCCTCTGTGGTAGCGGACGAGATGTACGCGAGTCCAATTCCGCTGGTGGCTGTTTCACCCGAAGATTTTGCGCGGTTGAAGACGGGTGATGAGGTTGAGATTGAAGGAAATACTATTTCAATCAAACCCGGTGGTTGA
- a CDS encoding aconitase X catalytic domain-containing protein: protein MTLALTDKDRAMLRGDGGAAAKMAMNIIVRMAEVSGAKELLDITGAHIDSTVYIGDAGLEFAERLASLGAKVAVPTSLNVSGLDEHHWQEWAVPPEWARQAQRQMEAYRSMGTTPTWTCAPYQTEESKPKFGQQIAWGESNAIVFANSVIGARTERYPDLFDICCAITGRAPAIGLHLTENRAGELLLQLRDVPAALQHSDDFYPVLGHFIGKIARDRIPVIHGLAVSPAEDQLKALGAASASSGGVALFHVVGVTPEAPTLESAFQNKSPHETIDVTMDLLRNARAELTHTDSDELDMVVLGSPHFSLAEFRHLAPLIAGKQKHPRVKFLVTSSRAMTQLAQQAGYLDSLQSFGAQLTVDTCILTTPMLPPDIKRLMTNSAKFAYYTPGLLGRKIAFGSLKDCVDSASEGKIVRDESLWTS from the coding sequence ATGACTCTCGCATTGACGGACAAAGACCGCGCCATGTTGCGCGGAGATGGAGGAGCCGCCGCGAAGATGGCGATGAATATCATCGTCCGCATGGCGGAGGTGTCTGGCGCGAAAGAATTGCTCGACATCACCGGCGCGCACATTGACAGCACGGTGTACATCGGCGACGCGGGATTGGAGTTTGCCGAACGGCTGGCGAGCCTCGGCGCGAAAGTGGCCGTGCCGACCAGCCTCAACGTGAGCGGACTCGACGAGCATCACTGGCAGGAGTGGGCGGTCCCGCCGGAGTGGGCGAGGCAGGCTCAACGTCAGATGGAAGCGTATCGAAGCATGGGCACGACTCCCACGTGGACGTGCGCTCCGTATCAGACAGAGGAATCCAAGCCGAAGTTTGGTCAGCAAATTGCGTGGGGCGAGTCGAATGCGATCGTGTTTGCAAACTCTGTGATCGGAGCAAGAACAGAACGCTATCCCGACCTGTTTGACATCTGTTGCGCCATCACGGGTCGCGCGCCCGCGATTGGCTTGCATCTCACGGAAAATCGCGCGGGCGAATTGTTGTTGCAATTGCGAGACGTTCCCGCCGCGCTTCAACACAGCGATGATTTTTATCCAGTGCTTGGACATTTCATCGGCAAGATTGCGCGGGATCGAATCCCGGTCATCCACGGGCTGGCTGTTTCGCCTGCGGAGGATCAACTCAAAGCGTTAGGCGCCGCGTCTGCGTCGTCGGGCGGAGTGGCGTTGTTCCATGTCGTCGGCGTCACGCCCGAAGCGCCGACGTTGGAGTCGGCGTTTCAAAATAAATCTCCACATGAAACGATTGATGTGACGATGGATCTGTTGCGCAACGCGCGCGCCGAACTTACGCACACCGACAGCGACGAGTTGGACATGGTCGTGCTGGGAAGTCCACATTTTTCACTGGCAGAATTTAGACACCTCGCGCCGTTGATCGCTGGGAAACAAAAACATCCGCGCGTGAAATTTTTGGTCACCTCCAGCCGCGCCATGACTCAACTCGCACAGCAAGCGGGCTATCTGGATTCGCTTCAATCCTTCGGCGCGCAATTGACTGTGGATACGTGCATCCTCACCACGCCGATGCTTCCGCCAGACATCAAACGCCTGATGACCAACTCGGCGAAGTTCGCGTATTACACGCCGGGCTTGCTCGGCAGAAAAATCGCGTTTGGAAGTTTGAAAGACTGCGTGGACTCTGCCAGCGAAGGCAAAATCGTTCGGGATGAATCCTTATGGACAAGTTGA
- a CDS encoding DUF1211 domain-containing protein produces the protein MNKNRLEAFSDGVIAIIITIMVLELKVPHEPTFAALSELAPVFLSYVLSFIYVGIYWNNHHHLWQMGKQVNGRILWANMHLLFWLSLIPFATAWSGETSFATLPMATYGFVLWMAGFAYYILVHEMISHHGKESSLASAIGNDFKGIVSLVGYTVAIIVAFFNPLISLGLYAAVAMHWFIPDRRIEKMIGR, from the coding sequence ATGAACAAAAACAGACTGGAAGCCTTCAGCGATGGCGTGATCGCCATCATCATCACCATCATGGTGTTGGAATTGAAAGTTCCACACGAACCGACGTTTGCCGCGTTGAGCGAATTGGCTCCCGTGTTTCTCAGTTACGTATTGAGTTTCATCTACGTCGGCATTTACTGGAATAACCATCATCATCTGTGGCAGATGGGCAAACAGGTGAACGGACGAATCCTGTGGGCGAACATGCACCTCCTATTTTGGCTGTCGTTGATTCCGTTCGCAACCGCATGGAGCGGCGAAACGAGTTTTGCGACACTGCCGATGGCAACGTATGGATTCGTGTTGTGGATGGCGGGATTCGCATATTACATACTCGTCCATGAGATGATCTCGCATCATGGAAAAGAATCGAGTCTTGCCTCCGCGATCGGCAACGATTTCAAAGGCATCGTTTCGTTGGTTGGATACACGGTCGCGATCATCGTTGCGTTTTTCAATCCGTTGATCTCATTGGGGTTGTATGCGGCTGTCGCCATGCACTGGTTTATTCCCGACCGTCGAATCGAAAAGATGATAGGTCGTTGA
- a CDS encoding superoxide dismutase: MMAFELPKLAYAYDALEPHIDARTMEIHHTKHHQAYITNLNGAVEKTPELAGKSLVAMLSDLNAIPESVRGVVRNHGGGTFNHNLFWEVMGPNAGGAPKGELAKAVESAFGSFDAFKEEFAKSAATRFGSGWAWLVKKGSGLAVVSTANQDNPLSDGATPILGIDVWEHAYYLNYQSRRADYVAAWWNVVNWDAVAAKFAAK; this comes from the coding sequence ATCATGGCATTCGAACTTCCAAAACTGGCATACGCCTACGACGCGCTCGAACCTCACATCGACGCGCGCACAATGGAGATCCATCACACGAAACATCATCAGGCTTACATCACCAACCTGAACGGCGCGGTGGAGAAGACCCCCGAACTCGCGGGCAAATCGCTCGTGGCGATGTTGAGCGACCTGAACGCCATCCCCGAATCGGTGCGCGGAGTTGTCCGCAACCACGGCGGTGGGACGTTCAATCACAATTTGTTCTGGGAAGTGATGGGACCGAACGCCGGCGGAGCGCCGAAGGGCGAGTTGGCAAAAGCGGTCGAATCAGCCTTCGGGTCGTTCGACGCGTTCAAAGAGGAGTTCGCCAAATCCGCCGCCACGCGCTTCGGATCAGGCTGGGCATGGCTCGTCAAAAAAGGGAGCGGACTCGCGGTGGTCTCGACGGCGAATCAGGATAATCCGCTGTCCGACGGCGCGACGCCCATCCTCGGCATTGACGTGTGGGAACACGCGTATTATTTGAACTATCAAAGCCGCCGCGCCGATTACGTCGCTGCGTGGTGGAACGTGGTCAACTGGGATGCCGTCGCCGCGAAGTTTGCCGCGAAGTAA
- a CDS encoding 4Fe-4S binding protein produces MTHIITSLCVRDRGCIDVCPVECMLPGFPLDKWPWIYIDPDTCIDCGACVPECPYLAIFPEDEVPTAYTAKGGEYISAVGLTGLFEGTNHHGKPILLETARQLEAGEVLDFTPDIKPHYDFFKDGPGYGVKDQDDGR; encoded by the coding sequence ATGACCCATATCATCACCAGTTTGTGCGTTCGAGACCGCGGTTGTATCGACGTTTGCCCCGTCGAGTGCATGTTGCCGGGCTTCCCGCTCGACAAATGGCCCTGGATCTACATCGACCCCGACACTTGCATTGACTGCGGCGCGTGCGTGCCTGAATGCCCGTATCTTGCGATCTTCCCCGAAGACGAAGTGCCGACCGCCTACACCGCGAAAGGCGGCGAATACATCAGCGCCGTCGGACTCACCGGTCTCTTCGAAGGGACGAACCATCACGGCAAGCCCATCCTGCTCGAGACCGCCCGCCAACTTGAGGCTGGCGAAGTCCTCGACTTTACGCCGGACATCAAACCGCATTACGATTTCTTCAAAGACGGTCCCGGTTACGGCGTGAAAGATCAAGACGACGGAAGATAA
- a CDS encoding GNAT family N-acetyltransferase, translating to MPEIRPVTKENWQTLIDLKVRDDQKNFVASNLYSIAQAQFGDEFEGHWDLFAYGIYDGDTPVGFLMYGFNFSHPSQQAYIQRLMVDEKFQGKGYGRFGMEKMLEIFRADERVKEVSISYEPENDVARKLYASLGFVETGRIIEGEAEAVLKLKAPNN from the coding sequence ATGCCTGAAATTCGTCCTGTAACAAAAGAGAACTGGCAAACGTTGATCGATCTGAAAGTGCGCGACGATCAGAAAAATTTTGTCGCGTCGAATTTGTATTCGATTGCCCAGGCGCAGTTCGGCGATGAGTTCGAGGGACATTGGGATCTGTTCGCGTATGGAATTTACGATGGCGATACGCCCGTCGGCTTTTTGATGTATGGATTTAATTTTTCGCATCCGTCGCAACAGGCTTACATCCAACGCTTGATGGTGGATGAAAAATTTCAGGGCAAGGGCTATGGGCGGTTTGGGATGGAAAAGATGCTCGAAATTTTTCGCGCCGATGAACGCGTCAAAGAAGTGAGCATTAGCTATGAGCCAGAGAACGACGTTGCGCGAAAGTTGTACGCAAGTTTGGGGTTTGTAGAGACAGGGCGCATCATCGAAGGTGAAGCGGAAGCGGTGTTGAAGTTGAAAGCCCCCAATAACTAA
- a CDS encoding histidine--tRNA ligase has product MASKINSVKGTREFYPEQMFARNFIYAKVRAASEMFGYQEWDGPFIEPLELYAAKSGEELVKKQSFTFEDRGGEQVALRPELTPSLARMIAAKQGELNFPVRWWSFGPFWRYESPQRGRSREFFQWNIDMLGADSPEADAELIAVGATFLRSVGLSPSLTQISVNNRRLMDSQFDALDIPADKRVDVSNLVDRRAKMESAKWDAYALEIGLNQNQLDGLKSLLGNFDLWKQSEELTRAFAALEALGVKDYVRFDPNIMRGLLYYTGTVFEAFDTSGSVKRAIFGGGRYDNLLADVGGQPLSGVGFAMGDVVAGIILQEAGLIPEFQPSPAQVLVTVFDATLLPQSFALAAELRTAGLNAMVYPEPTKLQKQFKFADKMKMKVALVLGPDEAEKGLVVVKNLTTGEQAQVKKEAVLESVKGILRDA; this is encoded by the coding sequence ATGGCGAGCAAAATAAATTCTGTCAAAGGCACACGCGAGTTTTACCCCGAGCAGATGTTCGCGCGCAACTTCATCTATGCAAAAGTTCGCGCGGCGTCTGAGATGTTCGGTTATCAAGAGTGGGACGGTCCGTTCATCGAGCCGCTTGAGTTGTACGCCGCGAAATCGGGCGAGGAACTCGTGAAGAAGCAATCGTTCACGTTCGAAGATCGCGGCGGCGAGCAAGTTGCCCTGCGCCCCGAACTCACGCCGTCGCTGGCGCGCATGATCGCGGCGAAACAGGGCGAGTTGAATTTCCCCGTCCGCTGGTGGTCGTTCGGTCCGTTTTGGAGATACGAGTCGCCTCAGCGCGGACGCTCGCGCGAATTCTTCCAGTGGAATATTGACATGCTCGGCGCGGACTCGCCCGAAGCGGATGCGGAACTCATCGCGGTGGGGGCGACGTTCCTGCGCTCGGTCGGACTCAGCCCCAGCCTGACTCAAATTAGTGTGAATAATCGGCGTCTGATGGATTCGCAGTTCGACGCGCTCGACATCCCAGCCGACAAGCGCGTGGACGTGTCGAATCTCGTTGACCGCCGCGCCAAAATGGAATCCGCGAAATGGGACGCGTACGCGCTTGAGATCGGACTGAATCAGAATCAACTCGACGGCTTGAAAAGTTTGCTCGGTAATTTCGACTTATGGAAGCAAAGCGAAGAACTCACTCGCGCGTTCGCCGCGCTCGAAGCGTTGGGTGTGAAAGACTACGTGAGGTTCGATCCAAACATCATGCGCGGACTGTTGTATTACACAGGCACGGTCTTCGAAGCCTTCGACACCAGCGGATCGGTCAAACGCGCCATCTTCGGCGGAGGTCGCTACGATAATTTGCTGGCAGATGTCGGCGGGCAACCGCTTTCAGGCGTTGGCTTTGCGATGGGCGATGTGGTGGCGGGGATCATCCTGCAAGAGGCGGGACTCATCCCTGAGTTTCAGCCAAGCCCTGCGCAGGTATTGGTCACTGTGTTCGATGCAACTCTCTTGCCTCAATCCTTCGCGCTTGCGGCGGAGTTGCGCACTGCGGGACTCAATGCGATGGTTTATCCTGAGCCAACAAAACTACAGAAGCAATTTAAATTCGCCGACAAGATGAAGATGAAGGTCGCGCTGGTGCTGGGTCCCGACGAAGCGGAGAAAGGCTTGGTGGTGGTCAAAAACCTGACGACGGGCGAGCAGGCTCAGGTCAAGAAAGAAGCGGTTCTTGAATCCGTAAAAGGGATTTTGAGGGATGCCTGA
- a CDS encoding class I SAM-dependent methyltransferase: MEINYQETSKDLLTRIDIHETYGSANIDVWTNELLQPQAGMNILDVGCGAGKLSFLFDDYTQRGAKITGGDFSEELLDKARAKNKERGSNIDFVFLDFNKPFNFADNTFDLCTSAFAIYYASDLDFTFGEAHRVLTSGGRLFVSGPLPENKQMFYDIIKEATNATIPPMPGSSRFKGDIFNTIDRIFAKTELHKFENHLTFPSVPPFIEYVRASLSEDRKLWTSMFNGHDEYEALIGKITNVATRWFERDGKLVMTKVVGGILATK, from the coding sequence ATGGAAATCAATTACCAAGAAACATCAAAAGACCTGCTCACCCGCATTGACATTCACGAAACATACGGCTCCGCCAACATTGACGTGTGGACGAACGAATTGCTCCAGCCTCAGGCGGGCATGAACATTCTCGATGTCGGCTGTGGCGCGGGCAAACTGTCTTTTCTCTTCGACGATTATACTCAACGCGGCGCGAAAATCACGGGCGGCGATTTCTCGGAAGAACTGCTCGACAAAGCCCGCGCGAAAAACAAGGAGCGCGGCTCGAACATTGACTTCGTCTTTTTGGATTTCAACAAGCCCTTCAACTTTGCGGACAACACCTTCGACCTCTGCACCAGCGCGTTTGCGATTTATTACGCTTCTGACCTCGACTTTACATTTGGTGAGGCTCATCGGGTGCTGACTTCTGGCGGACGGCTTTTCGTCTCGGGTCCACTGCCTGAGAACAAGCAGATGTTCTACGACATCATCAAAGAAGCGACGAATGCGACCATCCCGCCGATGCCTGGGTCGAGTCGCTTCAAAGGCGACATCTTCAACACCATTGACCGCATCTTCGCCAAGACCGAACTGCACAAGTTCGAGAATCATCTCACCTTCCCCAGCGTCCCACCGTTCATCGAATACGTCCGCGCCTCGTTGAGCGAAGACCGCAAGTTGTGGACTTCGATGTTTAACGGTCACGACGAATACGAAGCGCTCATCGGCAAGATCACCAATGTGGCTACGCGCTGGTTTGAACGCGACGGCAAGTTAGTGATGACGAAGGTTGTGGGCGGAATTTTGGCGACAAAGTAA